The Pleurocapsa minor HA4230-MV1 nucleotide sequence AACAAGGCTGGGGCAGAATTGTGTTAATTGGTTCAGAAGATGCTGTACAGCCATATACGGATGAAATGCCTTACTGTGCAGCCAAAGCAGCAGTACTTAACCTAACCAAAAATCTCTCTAAAGCTTATGCCAAAGATGGTATTTTGATCAACTCGGTGTCTCCTGCCTATATTGCCACCCCGATGACTGATGCCATGATGGAAAAACGGGCAAAGGAAAAAGGCACGAGTTTTGATGAGGCGATTCAAACTTTTCTCAAAGAAGAACGTCCTCATTTAGAACTACACCGTCGAGGTGAAGCAGAGGAAGTAGCTGCGGTAATTGCCTTTCTTTGTTCTCAGCATTCTAGCTTCGTTGTCGGCGCAAATTATCGAGTTGATGGTGGTTCAGTCGCCACTGTCGGTTAGCAATAACCACTATTACATTTGTTCATAAATATATTAATTGATTGGAGAAGATCAAAAATGAAAAAGTTAACAGGATTATTATTCAGTAGTATTTTGCTTTTGGGTGTAGTTGGTTGTGATGTTGCCCGTACTAGTGGTGATGCTCCTACAGATCCAAACGACGGTGCAGCAGAGGTAGAAGATGCTGCTAAAGTAACAGAAACTAAAGATGATGGTCAGGGTGAAATACGTCGAAAACAGTTAGAAGCTGATATTCGAGCAAGAGAAGAGCGCAATAAAGTTGCTGGCGATCCTGAAGTGAGGGCTGATTCCGATCTTGAAAGTGAAATAAGATCTAAGTTAGAAGCAAATATACCTCGTTCTCAACTAACCGTAGAAGCTAAAGATGGTCAGGCAAAAATTCTCGGTACAGTACCCAGTCAAGAAGAATACGATAAAATTGTGCCTCTAGCCAAAGAAATTAAAGGAGTTAAGGAAGTAACTACAGAAGTTAAGGTAATACCTGCTACTGAATCATAAGTTTTTAGTAATAACCTAAAATTAAAGGGTTTGGCAATGCCAGCCCTTTAGTCATGTTAATTATTAATAAACTATATTCAATAATCCAGTTGTTAAAACAATCATTTTAGATGAAATACAAATAAGAATGATACAGATAGATAGTCCCTAAGTCCCCAAATCCCCGACGCGAAGCTAGTCCTTTAGGGCAAGTCCCCTTAGATGCGATCGCTAATATTACCATAGTTTTATATGCTGTAAATATCTAACAAACGCACCTGATTGAAATAGAACTCTTAAAAATTATTCATTTCCAAAATTAATTTGATGAAGCTTTGGCTCTATTATCTCACCACTTTTTTCGTAATTATTCTGACACGGTATTTATTAGTAGCTGGAGGCACTTATTGGCTATTTTATGCTTCAGATAAATCCTTTATTAAGCAATCTTTAAATCTTAAATATCCTCAGAAAAAACTCATCCAAAAAGATATTGCCCTGTCTATTACAGCTACCGTAGCAACTGCTATTTGTGCAGCCTTAGTAATGACTATCTATGACTTTGGGGCAACTCGTTTGTATAGTTCAATTGAAGACTATGGAACGTGGTATTTAATTATTAGCTTTTTTGGCGTAATCTTACTACAGGATGCTAGTTATTACTTTTTTCATCGAGGATTTCATCACCCCTCAGTCTATAACTGGCTGCATCGAGGACATCATCGCTCTAAAAATCCTACACCTTGGACATCTTTTGCCCTCGATTTTCCTGAAGCATTAATTCAAGGATTATTTTTGGTAGCCATAGTTTTTATCATTCCTCTTCATTTCGCCGTTTTAGCTTTGTGGTTAATTACAATGACAATTTGGTCATTGGTTACTCATCTTGGCTTTGAATTGTTCCCCAATTTTCCCGCTCATTGGTTTGGCAAGTGGTTTATTAGTTCAGATCATCACTCTCTACATCACAGACAATACAATAAACACTATGGACTGTATTTTACTTTTTGGGATCGATTACTCGGTACTAATTGATTTTATTGGCTCTAAGGTTTAAATAAAAATCCGTAGGGCGAGGCACACCCCACCCTACTTAACTTAAATAAACCCAGTAATAAGAGACTTGGTAGTAGAGCGTCTAGACTAAAATGCTGGGTTAATAAAATCTTAAAATGTTTGTCTACATTGAGGGGCGCAATATTTTTACCCAACAAATTAATGTGGACGCGCTCTTTTGGTTGGGTAGAACCAAGCGTGAAACCCAACAAAATCTTTTAATCGTTGGGTTTCGTGCCTCAAACGCCACTTGCTATATCCTTTAGGACAACCGAGGACACCTCGGCGACGCGCGACGCGAAGCTAGTCCTTTAGGGAAGCTAGTACCACAAGGGTATAACATCCTTTAGGGCAACGCAGTGGCTCCCCAACCTACAATTTGATTTGATCTCTCCATTTACTATTGAAAATTGGTATTACGTATTATTAGAACCAATAACCCCAACTTTGTGTCGAAAAGAAAGTTCTCCACCATACCAACCTCCAACTCCTAGGAGTGTTGCCACCAACAACGAGACAAGTAAACCAATGGGAAGGATAAAAGCCTCTGGGCTATCTTGCCTAAACCAAAAATTAATTGCGGTTAAGACTAAAGCTGTAACATTAAAAGCCATGTGCGCCCAGCCAGCAGTACGTTTACGAACTTTGGGAATTTTGAGAAAATCTGACATTCCCACCAAAGCTGCTAAAATGCCTGCGATTAAACCTAGTCCAATTAACCAGGTAGAAGCACGCGCCCAGAAAAAGTCTCTTGTTAACAAATAGCCGAGATCGCTACCAGCAGCACCCGTTAAAAAAGCTACGGGAAAGACCACAATAATCGGATGAATTGGATGTCCTGCGATCGCTACAGAACTAGTCACGCCGTTACTTAAATACTCGCTTTCGAGGCTTTCAATAATTGGCGGGAGGTTAGGATAAGGATTTTGGGCGTATTCTGATTCAAATTCTGTATTTGTCATAGTATTTCTCCTCAAAGCAACAGCTATAGCCGTACAAAATTAGCGATAGACAATTAGGGTAATCGGCTCGAAGGTAGCAGGTAGTATGTAATAGGTACTAGGAAAAAACGTCTTAACGTCTTTAGGTATGGCTATATACAAAGTCGCCTTGTTGTTAGGTTGTGAATAAGATATTTGTGCTGAAATCCAAGATTAATTACCTGAGCCAATACTTTAATTAATAAACCGATCGCTCAATCCCAACATCTCGCGGAAGTCTTAAAGAATTTAAGTATGAAAGTCAAATTGATATCTCGATTGATAGATAAATGCGATCGCGCAAGTCAACAATCAATTAATCAAATTGAGGATGATATACATCACGAAAGAAACGTTGATGTTTAGGCGCTAGCTGCTCAATAACTGCTGGTTTGAAGTCTGGCTTATGGTGGCGTACATTGATATGGTTGTAAGCACAGAAAATTGCTATCCGAGGTGATTGAGAGTTTTGCCAAAAATCAGCAGAATGACGGACTGCTTCGGAAAAAATGACTAAAGACCCCGCAGGACAACCATAGCTCTCCCATAATCCTGAATTTCGGGCATCTATACTCTTGATAGGATTAGTGCGGATATTGTAATTAGCTTTGTGGCTACCAGGAATAAAACAAGTCCCACCTTTATTTTCTAGAACTTCATTCAATTCCCAAACCACCCGCACCATACCAGCATAAATCCGTCCATCATGGAAATTGTAAGCATAGTTAGGATTGGTAGTACGTCCACCCGCATGAGGTTTCCATTCACCTTCGCCTTGCTGACGATGGCTCAAAAAGACATTTTCTAAGCGAATTTTTTCGGGGTCAGGATCGATGACATTTAATAGCACATTCATGACTTCCCGATG carries:
- a CDS encoding BON domain-containing protein translates to MKKLTGLLFSSILLLGVVGCDVARTSGDAPTDPNDGAAEVEDAAKVTETKDDGQGEIRRKQLEADIRAREERNKVAGDPEVRADSDLESEIRSKLEANIPRSQLTVEAKDGQAKILGTVPSQEEYDKIVPLAKEIKGVKEVTTEVKVIPATES
- a CDS encoding phytanoyl-CoA dioxygenase family protein, producing MSHLSRLQDQFKLKSQKAVLKATKLTKLISNRSSFSGVNMSEHDRVVFDLKGYIVKPAVLSQSEIEVIKEFTLRQKNNPESLPPHERYLPGGPFAQLIDHREVMNVLLNVIDPDPEKIRLENVFLSHRQQGEGEWKPHAGGRTTNPNYAYNFHDGRIYAGMVRVVWELNEVLENKGGTCFIPGSHKANYNIRTNPIKSIDARNSGLWESYGCPAGSLVIFSEAVRHSADFWQNSQSPRIAIFCAYNHINVRHHKPDFKPAVIEQLAPKHQRFFRDVYHPQFD
- a CDS encoding SDR family oxidoreductase — its product is MDFGIKGKVAVITGGDSGMGKATAKLLAAEGVKIALIDRTKDELNTTATEIDKISEAIQVTADLTNLEQVEAAKQQILEHYGAVDILVNCAGITGSTKEFLELTDRDWYETIDVDFMSAVRVCRAFIPSMQKQGWGRIVLIGSEDAVQPYTDEMPYCAAKAAVLNLTKNLSKAYAKDGILINSVSPAYIATPMTDAMMEKRAKEKGTSFDEAIQTFLKEERPHLELHRRGEAEEVAAVIAFLCSQHSSFVVGANYRVDGGSVATVG
- a CDS encoding DUF2231 domain-containing protein encodes the protein MTNTEFESEYAQNPYPNLPPIIESLESEYLSNGVTSSVAIAGHPIHPIIVVFPVAFLTGAAGSDLGYLLTRDFFWARASTWLIGLGLIAGILAALVGMSDFLKIPKVRKRTAGWAHMAFNVTALVLTAINFWFRQDSPEAFILPIGLLVSLLVATLLGVGGWYGGELSFRHKVGVIGSNNT
- a CDS encoding sterol desaturase family protein translates to MKLWLYYLTTFFVIILTRYLLVAGGTYWLFYASDKSFIKQSLNLKYPQKKLIQKDIALSITATVATAICAALVMTIYDFGATRLYSSIEDYGTWYLIISFFGVILLQDASYYFFHRGFHHPSVYNWLHRGHHRSKNPTPWTSFALDFPEALIQGLFLVAIVFIIPLHFAVLALWLITMTIWSLVTHLGFELFPNFPAHWFGKWFISSDHHSLHHRQYNKHYGLYFTFWDRLLGTN